A segment of the Rickettsia bellii RML369-C genome:
TCTATATTATTGCAATGTAAATTAACCCAAGATATATTGGTATTATCAACAACATCAATAAGATATTGATATCCTGCATATTCAATCATATTGCCATGAAGATGAATACCAGTGACTTGGCTATATGGCAAACCATCTGCTAGATATCTAGCACCATCAGCTCCTATACTATTATTGCACAAATCTATAAAAAGAATTTTAGAATTTTGTAAGATTTCAGCTAAATATCTAGCTCCTTCAGCTTCTATATCATCCCAAGCAAGATCAATATACATAATGTCACTATTTTTAAGTGCTGGTGCTAAATATTTCATACCTTCATCTCCTATGTAATTTAGACGAAGATCAAGATCTAAAACTTTAACCTCTTTTAAAAATTCAGCTAAATACTTAACACCTGTAGTTCTTATTTTTTCTGCATGTACATTTAACTTGGCAATTTGACTATCTTTAAATGCTTGAACTAAATATTGAATACCATTAAGTTGCATAATATGATTGTAAGACATTTTAAGCTCACTAATTTTAGTATCTTTGAAAGCTTGAGCCAGATATTGAGCATCATCGGCTTCTAAGTTTTGACTATCAAGTGTAAGCTCAGCAATTGCAATATTTTGAAAGGTTTTATTTAGATATTGAGCACCCTTAATGCCTATTTTATTATTATGGATAGTAATATGAATATTCTTAATATCACAATATGATCTTTGAGATATATACTTATTAACATCACCATCTTCTGTGTAATGGATATCAAGATAAAGAGACCTCATTTTAGTATTACTCAGCATCTTATTTAAGTATTGTGCTGCATCGCTTCCAATTTTATTTTCACTCAAATCAAGTTCAGTAATTTGTATTTCTTTTAGAGATTCAGTAAGATATTTTACACCTTCATCCATTATATTATTATTTTTAAGATTAAGTGTGGTAATTTGAGTGTCTCTCAAAATTTGAGTTAAATACTTAAGACCATTACATCCTATGTTATTATTACTAAGATCAAGTCTAGTAATTTGAGTACCTTTTAGAGCTTGAGCTAGAGATTTAACATCGCCTTCTCCTATATTACTAAGAGATAAACTGTGATTATCTTTTAAGTTATCAATCATTGTTTTATATGGCATATATGTACCCTCCTAGCTATATAAGTTTTACTATATTTATTACTGTTGAACTGTAGAGATCATTTCATTAATGGCTCTTTGCATATATTCTCGAGCAGTATCAGTGGCAAGTCTAGTATAAACTGCCGTTGATCTTGGATCTCTATGATTTAGAAGCTGTCCTATTACATATTGATTTGCTCCGGTCATTGCCATCCAGCTTGGTATTGTTCTTCTTAAATCATGGATTCTTAAATTTTCTATTCCTGCCTTTTTACAAATCCTCTTCCATGCTTTCTTTGGTTCTTGCAAATGACCACTACTGCTTGTCTCACTTGGAAATACCCAAATGCTATCAGATTGCTCTTTCCTGGCTTTTAATATTTCTACTGCCTGATCTAATAAAGGTAAACGGTGAGGATCACCATTCTTAGTATCTGGAAGATATAACTGTTTATCAGCAAAACTAATCTGTTCCCAACGCATAGTAAGTACATTATCCTTACGAACTGATGTATACAAAGCTATTAAGAAAAAGTCCTTCATTACCTGGTTTTGCTCTTCTGATATTGCTGTAAAAAATCGTGGTATTTCTTCCCTAGTTAAATATCGATCTCTAGATTGTTCCTTGTGCTTCTTTATGCCAATAACTGGATTTACTGTTAATAATTCCCATTCTATTGCTTTACTAAATACAGGACTTAAAACTTCAAGAAATCTATTAGCTCCATATTTACCAGTTTTCGTCAATTTATTAAATAATTCTTGAATATCTGCTTTTTGAATGGTTGATATTTTTCTATTATATAAATGTTTTGCATATCTATCTACAGAAGCAGCATAATCTTTCCATCTTTTATTATTAATTTTACTGTATTCATCAAGGTATCTATCATAAAACTCTTTAAAGGTAGGCTCTTTAGATAATCTAGCTTTTTCTTCTATAGGATTATATCCTTGAGCAATTTTCCCTTTTAACTCAGATGCTTTGAGTCTTGCATCAATAATAGATAGATAGGGAAATACTCCTATTTTGATTCTATGATACTTTTTACTAAGTACCACTCCTAAATAAAATATTTTACTACCACCGTATGAGACGATTAGCAATAATCCTTTTTCTTTGGTATCTTTATATATATCTCGCTTTGCTTCTGGAGCTTTTATTTCTTGAAGCATTTCTTTAGTAAAAAGTAATGATTTAACTGGCATAATATTACCTACCATAGCTTAACCGAAATATATATTTAAAACTGTAGTATGTTTTAATTGTAATAGCAAATTCTATATCAAATATAATTACAATGAACTTGATTATTACTTTTACAATATAAACAACTAATAATTGTAATTATTGATTCATAAATTCAAAAGGTCCAAGTAAATTGCAAGGTAAAAATTGATCATAAAATTTGACTCGCTATATGCTCATTATATCCATATCCTATTTTAAAATTTCTAATATTTTTTAAAGATTGACAAATTATTGCAACTCTACTAAAGTTAAAGCATAGTATTGGTAGTAAGAAAAAACCCTTAACATATAAAGAGTTGTGAGGTATAAATTGGTTTATAAGAAAAAGGCAAAAAGTAAGGTAAAACGAACCGTTACATTGACATCGTAAAGGTCAGGGGTTCAACTCCCCTATCGCCCACCATTCACTACTTTTTGGTATATTTATAAACGTATCGAATGGCGAACGTAGCTTAAAATCAAGCTTTTCGCCGTTTAAAAAAAGGTTAGCAAATACTAAATTTACTAATCGCCTTTTTTCGGCAATTGTCGAACTCTTAAAAGCTCCATAGGCGTCAGATGCCAATTCTACTAAGGAAATCAACATTTTCGCAAAGCTATCATCTGCCTTATTGTGAGCTTCAATTTCTTTTATGGTCTTTTCTCTTTTTTGGATCAATTCTGCTCGTTTTGCCTCGTGATCTTCTTTGCTTAATTCACCATCAAGAAAATAATCCATTAACCTATCCATCCGTGTTTTGATCTTAGTGTTTTCAGCGTAAAGCTCTGTTAATCGTCTTTTGTGATAATCTTTCTCTGCATCTGCAGAAGTTTTTATATAGCTAATTACTTCTTGCCGTAGTTCAGGGCTTAAGACCATAGATTTAAAAACTTTTTCGACTTTTATTAATACTTTTTCTTCCGGTATATGTATAGCTTTTTTAGGATTTTCTAACTCCCATGCTCTTAAATATGTCCATTCTCTAGTTTCACCTTTTTTATTAGTTTTCTTTACTGTATAAGGTGTAACCATTTTATCAGTATTGCTACATCTAATTAACCCTCTAAATATAAATTCTTTTTCACTATACTTACCTTTCGACTTTCTACCCCAATTAAGACGTACATTTTGGCAAGCGTCAAATAAGCTTTTACTAATAATAGGGGGATATATGTGAGGGTACTCTTTACCAGTTTTTTTAACTTTCATTACTCCATAATAAAAAGTGTTTTTAGTAATTTGAAAAATTTGTTCCCTACATAAATAACTTTTATTCCCTTTTGAATTAGTTAAACCCCATTCTTTGGTCATTTCCCATATTTCAGGCAAACTATGTAATCCTGTAGCATATAGCTCAAATATTTTTTTTATAAATGGCGATCTTTCAGGATCAATATATATTCTATCAGCACCTTTTTTAGTTTTATCAGTATTATGTAAATAACCGATAGGAGCATTTGTTACCCATTCGCCACATCGCAATTTTTGAGCAATAGCACGATTTATATTATCCTTAAGACTGTTTACATAACTTTTAGCAAACATAACAAACATATCCCACATCATTAATTCGTGAGCAGTAGAGTATTTATGAATAATGCAATTTTCAGTATTAAAGTGTAATTCTATTTTTTCACTCTTAATAAGTTCAATTAGAAAAGGTGTTTCGTTATAGCTACGTTGCAGTCTGTCAACTTTATCTACTACTATTGCTACTATTTCCTTTTGCTGCTTAGCAAATTTTATAGCTGTCATAAACTTTTTACGTTCACCTACTGTTGAAGATTCAACAAGCTCAAAAATTTTTATTACTTCAAGACCTAAACGTATACAATAATCTTCTAAGCGTTTCTTTTGAGCATCAAGCGAATAGCCGTCTTCTTGTTCTTTTGATGACACTCTTACTAGTATTATTGCAAATTTTGCTTTTTTTCTCTCTTCCATAATATTAATTCAAGATTCATTAAGTTATAAGGCATATATTTTTATGTACCTTAATATTTAATTAAGTTAAGGGCTAATCAGACTTAATTTTATTTTTTTGTTCAATCATGCGTTTTGCGTTCTTGCTTAAATTGTCAACATAATTATTTGATAGCAATAATAAATCTTTACGTTTACAATATTCTTCTAAACGATTTTTTTGAGCGTCAAGTGAAAGGTTTTGTACTTTTTCCTTATCAAATTCAATTTTTTTTGTGTCTTTTTTTACGATTTTCATTTAAAACTTGCCTGCGTTTTTCAAGTAAATAATCTTTATGTATTGCATCAGCTACAGCAATTAAGTTTTGTATCATTTTATGCTTCATTTTTTCTAATTCTGATGTTGAATATTTTTTTGATAATATTACATCTTCTGTATATTCTTTTTTTTCTGACATTTGAAACTCCATTTATAATTTGATTTACTGGTTATATTTTATACTATAGATTGAACAGCTACACGTAAAACTATCCTTTACGTAAATGAACGCAAATTTTGTATTTATCGTGTAACTGATTTAACTTTATTCGATTATGCCGCTATTTGCTCCATATTCTGTAGCTTCTTCCCAATCGTAATATCTAGTTGTTTCTTGTATGAACTTTCTAATATTTAATGCTTTTATTTCATCTGAAAGTTTTAAATTATTTGAGTTAAGTAATTTTTCACAAAAAATAGCAGAGCTTAAAAGTCTATCTTCAGACTCTTTTAACCGGCGTATATACAAGGTATCGTTTTCTTGTACATAAACATAAATTTCAATCGTCCCCTCAATCAGTAAAGTATCAAGCATTATCCATAATATTTTATGGATTGGTGTATTTATTATTTCTTGATCAATTAAAATGCGTGCCGGTTTAACTTTACTAATTTTTACATATTATGTCCTTGCCAATAATTAAGTTCCTTTCCAGTAATTGTATATTTTTTTATTAAATCTGAAGCAGTAGCTTTATTTAGCTCAAGCCCAAGCGGGGTAGGATTAGAATAAGAGTTTAAGGATACAAATATGGTAATAAAGTATAATAAATTTTTTATAAACATATGAAAACCTTAGTGAATTAGATCGGGGAATAGGTAAGATTATTTTTTATAAATTGATATCCGTACATTATTAATATCATAATATTTATAATTTTTCAATTAAAAGTTAAATAAAATCCTCTTAAAACTTAATATTAAAAATCTTTACAAAATTTAGTGAAAAAAGATAAAATCTAATATATTATAGATAATTATATCTTTAGCTCATTACATGGTAATTTTTAGTATAGTTTTTTTTAAAACCGTTTCAGTGTTATTAAGTGTAGTAATCGGGTTTTTAGCGGGTAAATACTCAAATGTTGAAAGAGATAGCATCTCTTCTTTATTATTCTATTTTATATCACCTATAGTATTCTTTACTATTCCTGCTAGCACAACTTTGACATTTTCAGCATTAAGTGTTACGGTTGTAACCTTTGTAATTGCGACATTGTTGTCATTATTTTCTTACTATTTTTTCGGTAAATTTTGGCAAGATCATACACGTAATATTATAGCTTTGTCTGCTGGTACAGCAAATGGTGGATATTTCATGCTACCTATAGCTGCTGCACTTTTTGATGATTATACGTTAAGTATTTACATGATGGCAGTGATAGGCGTTAATATTTACGAGTGTTCGGTAGGCTTTTATATTTGTATGCGAAGCTTTGCAAACACTACTGATAGTATATTGAAAGTAGTAAAATTGCCAATTTTGAATGCATTTTTCCTAGGTTGTTTATTTAGTTTTTGCGGTTTTACTTTACCTGATTTCTTAGATGATTTTATATATAATATGAAAGGTTCTTTTTCTATACTAGGTATGGTTATGGTAGGACTTGCTCTTTCATCACTTCAAAAATTCGAAGTGGATATAAAATTTACTCTAGCTACT
Coding sequences within it:
- a CDS encoding tyrosine-type recombinase/integrase; protein product: MVGNIMPVKSLLFTKEMLQEIKAPEAKRDIYKDTKEKGLLLIVSYGGSKIFYLGVVLSKKYHRIKIGVFPYLSIIDARLKASELKGKIAQGYNPIEEKARLSKEPTFKEFYDRYLDEYSKINNKRWKDYAASVDRYAKHLYNRKISTIQKADIQELFNKLTKTGKYGANRFLEVLSPVFSKAIEWELLTVNPVIGIKKHKEQSRDRYLTREEIPRFFTAISEEQNQVMKDFFLIALYTSVRKDNVLTMRWEQISFADKQLYLPDTKNGDPHRLPLLDQAVEILKARKEQSDSIWVFPSETSSSGHLQEPKKAWKRICKKAGIENLRIHDLRRTIPSWMAMTGANQYVIGQLLNHRDPRSTAVYTRLATDTAREYMQRAINEMISTVQQ
- a CDS encoding AEC family transporter, whose protein sequence is MVIFSIVFFKTVSVLLSVVIGFLAGKYSNVERDSISSLLFYFISPIVFFTIPASTTLTFSALSVTVVTFVIATLLSLFSYYFFGKFWQDHTRNIIALSAGTANGGYFMLPIAAALFDDYTLSIYMMAVIGVNIYECSVGFYICMRSFANTTDSILKVVKLPILNAFFLGCLFSFCGFTLPDFLDDFIYNMKGSFSILGMVMVGLALSSLQKFEVDIKFTLATFAAKFLFYPLGVGLFIMFDHFVTKWYNNDYYNALKLLSTAPLAANTIVIANLQKFYPEKVAATVFLSLLFVVVYMPTMVSIFLSDLN
- a CDS encoding recombinase family protein gives rise to the protein MEERKKAKFAIILVRVSSKEQEDGYSLDAQKKRLEDYCIRLGLEVIKIFELVESSTVGERKKFMTAIKFAKQQKEIVAIVVDKVDRLQRSYNETPFLIELIKSEKIELHFNTENCIIHKYSTAHELMMWDMFVMFAKSYVNSLKDNINRAIAQKLRCGEWVTNAPIGYLHNTDKTKKGADRIYIDPERSPFIKKIFELYATGLHSLPEIWEMTKEWGLTNSKGNKSYLCREQIFQITKNTFYYGVMKVKKTGKEYPHIYPPIISKSLFDACQNVRLNWGRKSKGKYSEKEFIFRGLIRCSNTDKMVTPYTVKKTNKKGETREWTYLRAWELENPKKAIHIPEEKVLIKVEKVFKSMVLSPELRQEVISYIKTSADAEKDYHKRRLTELYAENTKIKTRMDRLMDYFLDGELSKEDHEAKRAELIQKREKTIKEIEAHNKADDSFAKMLISLVELASDAYGAFKSSTIAEKRRLVNLVFANLFLNGEKLDFKLRSPFDTFINIPKSSEWWAIGELNP